In Anomalospiza imberbis isolate Cuckoo-Finch-1a 21T00152 chromosome 19, ASM3175350v1, whole genome shotgun sequence, a genomic segment contains:
- the CACNG5 gene encoding voltage-dependent calcium channel gamma-5 subunit, giving the protein MLLAMSACSRKALTLLSSVFAVCGLGLLGISVSTDYWLYLEEGIVQPQNQTAEIKLSLHSGLWRVCFLAGEERGRCFTIEYVMPMNIQLTSESTINVLKMIRSATPFPLVSLFFMFIGFILSNIGHIRPHRTILAFVSGIFFILSGLSLVVGLVLYISSINDEMLNRTKDSESFFNYKYGWSFAFSAISFLLTESAGVMSVYLFMKRYTAEDLYRPHPGFYRPRLSNCSDYSGQFLHPDAWARGRSPSDISSEASLQMNSSYPALLKCPDYDQMSSSPC; this is encoded by the exons ATGCTGTTGGCGATGAGCGCCTGCAGCAGGAAGGCGCTGACCCTGCTCAGCAGCGTGTTCGCCGTCTGCGGCCTCGGCCTCCTGGGCATCTCCGTCAGCACCGACTACTGGCTCTACCTGGAGGAGGGCATCGTCCAGCCCCAAAACCAGACGGCTGAGATCAAGCTCTCGCTGCACTCGGGGCTCTGGAGGGTCTGCTTTCTGGCAG GTGAGGAGCGTGGCCGGTGCTTCACCATCGAATATGTCATGCCCATGAACATCCAGCTGACATCTGAATCCACAATCAATGTCCTGA AGATGATCCGCTCTGCCACCCCCTTCCCTCTGGTCAGCCTCTTCTTCATGTTCATCGGCTTCATCCTGAGCAACATTGGCCACATCCGGCCTCACAGGACCATCCTTGCCTTCGTCTCGGGGATATTCTTCATCCTCTCAG GTCTGTCACTGGTGGTGGGGCTGGTCCTCTACATATCCAGCATTAATGATGAGATGCTCAACAGGACCAAGGACTCGGAGTCGTTCTTCAATTACAAATATGGGTGGTCCTTTGCCTTCTCTGCCATCTCGTTCCTCCTCACAGAG AGTGCCGGGGTGATGTCTGTGTACCTGTTCATGAAGCGCTACACGGCCGAGGACCTCTACAGACCCCACCCCGGCTTCTACCGGCCCCGCCTGAGCAACTGCTCTGACTACTCGGGGCAGTTCCTGCACCCGGACGCGTGGGCGCGGGGCCGCAGCCCCTCGGACATCTCCAGCGAGGCGTCCCTGCAGATGAACAGTAGctacccagccctgctcaagtGCCCCGACTACGACCAGATGTCCTCGTCCCCGTGCTGA